One region of Salvelinus sp. IW2-2015 linkage group LG1, ASM291031v2, whole genome shotgun sequence genomic DNA includes:
- the LOC112081091 gene encoding CD209 antigen-like protein C isoform X1, which translates to MEQHQQQRLKHVNQKSQPWRMATVSLGLLCVVLLITVISLSVHYDEQYYALSRLQTSYNNLTEEKFQLQRTVSEQEKKISELGPCPDGWRRLRCSCYYFSNNSKTWSESRQDCRERGADLLIINSREEQHFLNTLGEKMHFWIGLTDSEKEGIWKWVDGTTPTPTTTQFWRKGEPNNAQEGENCAVFNSFSDNLGIIQSWNDQPCSLLTHWVCNYTPNVSS; encoded by the exons Atggaacaacatcaacaacaac GACTGAAGCATGTGAATCAGAAATCTCAGCCTTGGAGGATGGCTACAGTTTCTCTGGGCCTGCTGTGTGTTGTCTTACTGATTACAGTCATAAGCCTCTCTGTGCACT ATGATGAACAGTATTACGCACTGTCCAGACTCCAGACTTcatacaacaacctgactgagGAGAAATTCCAGCTGCAGAGAACAGTTTCAGAGCAGGAGAAGAAGATATCCGAGCTTG GACCCTGTCCTGATGGTTGGAGGAGACTCAGATGTAGCTGTTATTACTTCTCTAATAACAGTAAAACTTGGAGTGAGAGCAGAcaagactgcagagagagaggagcagacctgTTGATCATAAACAGCAGAGAGGAACAG CATTTTCTAAACACATTGGGGGAAAAAATGCATTTCTGGATTGGTCTGACTGACTCAGAGAAGGAAGGGATCTGGAAATGGGTAGATGgaacaacaccaacaccaaccacAACACA GTTCTGGAGAAAAGGAGAGCCAAATAATGCCCAGGAGGGTGAGAACTGTGCAGTCTTCAACAGCTTCAGCGATAACCTGGGAATTATACAATCATGGAATGACCAGCCTTGCTCATTGCTTACCCATTGGGTATGCAACTACACACCTAACGTGTCGTCCTAA
- the LOC112081091 gene encoding CD209 antigen-like protein C isoform X2, whose amino-acid sequence MGLKHVNQKSQPWRMATVSLGLLCVVLLITVISLSVHYDEQYYALSRLQTSYNNLTEEKFQLQRTVSEQEKKISELGPCPDGWRRLRCSCYYFSNNSKTWSESRQDCRERGADLLIINSREEQHFLNTLGEKMHFWIGLTDSEKEGIWKWVDGTTPTPTTTQFWRKGEPNNAQEGENCAVFNSFSDNLGIIQSWNDQPCSLLTHWVCNYTPNVSS is encoded by the exons ATGG GACTGAAGCATGTGAATCAGAAATCTCAGCCTTGGAGGATGGCTACAGTTTCTCTGGGCCTGCTGTGTGTTGTCTTACTGATTACAGTCATAAGCCTCTCTGTGCACT ATGATGAACAGTATTACGCACTGTCCAGACTCCAGACTTcatacaacaacctgactgagGAGAAATTCCAGCTGCAGAGAACAGTTTCAGAGCAGGAGAAGAAGATATCCGAGCTTG GACCCTGTCCTGATGGTTGGAGGAGACTCAGATGTAGCTGTTATTACTTCTCTAATAACAGTAAAACTTGGAGTGAGAGCAGAcaagactgcagagagagaggagcagacctgTTGATCATAAACAGCAGAGAGGAACAG CATTTTCTAAACACATTGGGGGAAAAAATGCATTTCTGGATTGGTCTGACTGACTCAGAGAAGGAAGGGATCTGGAAATGGGTAGATGgaacaacaccaacaccaaccacAACACA GTTCTGGAGAAAAGGAGAGCCAAATAATGCCCAGGAGGGTGAGAACTGTGCAGTCTTCAACAGCTTCAGCGATAACCTGGGAATTATACAATCATGGAATGACCAGCCTTGCTCATTGCTTACCCATTGGGTATGCAACTACACACCTAACGTGTCGTCCTAA
- the LOC112081091 gene encoding CD209 antigen-like protein C isoform X3: MATVSLGLLCVVLLITVISLSVHYDEQYYALSRLQTSYNNLTEEKFQLQRTVSEQEKKISELGPCPDGWRRLRCSCYYFSNNSKTWSESRQDCRERGADLLIINSREEQHFLNTLGEKMHFWIGLTDSEKEGIWKWVDGTTPTPTTTQFWRKGEPNNAQEGENCAVFNSFSDNLGIIQSWNDQPCSLLTHWVCNYTPNVSS, encoded by the exons ATGGCTACAGTTTCTCTGGGCCTGCTGTGTGTTGTCTTACTGATTACAGTCATAAGCCTCTCTGTGCACT ATGATGAACAGTATTACGCACTGTCCAGACTCCAGACTTcatacaacaacctgactgagGAGAAATTCCAGCTGCAGAGAACAGTTTCAGAGCAGGAGAAGAAGATATCCGAGCTTG GACCCTGTCCTGATGGTTGGAGGAGACTCAGATGTAGCTGTTATTACTTCTCTAATAACAGTAAAACTTGGAGTGAGAGCAGAcaagactgcagagagagaggagcagacctgTTGATCATAAACAGCAGAGAGGAACAG CATTTTCTAAACACATTGGGGGAAAAAATGCATTTCTGGATTGGTCTGACTGACTCAGAGAAGGAAGGGATCTGGAAATGGGTAGATGgaacaacaccaacaccaaccacAACACA GTTCTGGAGAAAAGGAGAGCCAAATAATGCCCAGGAGGGTGAGAACTGTGCAGTCTTCAACAGCTTCAGCGATAACCTGGGAATTATACAATCATGGAATGACCAGCCTTGCTCATTGCTTACCCATTGGGTATGCAACTACACACCTAACGTGTCGTCCTAA
- the LOC111964504 gene encoding ecto-ADP-ribosyltransferase 4 isoform X2 has product MKYSAGVLLLLTTMLTTVNSAECQCRCDEERLNMELSSVDDRYPTCREEMMGNITAGDLLTRERQASPSFSTAWSQAERCNVTVANLTDLHVTALTLYTNAYNRTFPLIFDVEARSLGPDANVYRRYFLFKSLHFLLTDALRLLIGREEAEAEQDGKGCLLVYADSGRGDNLRGEVGDQVRTGHFVLASTRRYSSRFDLTIRTCHGHLLPRSHSRHCRSSSGLNVLVPPYELFRVVAVKKVPNKWXGALTWHFYLESIGTMTNLNCAMTSAM; this is encoded by the exons ATGAAATACTCGGCAGGAGTCCTGTTGCTCTTGACAACAATGCTCACTACAGTCAACAGTGCAGAG TGCCAGTGTCGGTGTGATGAGGAGCGGTTGAACATGGAACTGAGCTCGGTGGACGACCGCTACCCGACGTGCAGGGAAGAGATGATGGGGAACATCACCGCGGGCGACCTGCTGACCAGGGAACGCCAGGCCAGCCCTTCTTTCTCCACCGCCTGGTCRCAAGCTGAACGCTGCAATGTGACGGTGGCGAACCTCACCGACCTCCATGTCACAGCGTTGACCCTCTACACAAACGCATACAACCGCACCTTCCCTTTGATCTTCGACGTGGAAGCTAGATCTCTGGGCCCCGACGCCAATGTTTACCGCCGGTACTTCCTGTTCAAGTCCCTCCACTTCCTGCTGACCGACGCCCTGCGGCTCCTGATAGGGCGGGAGGAGGCAGAGGCGGAGCAGGATGGGAAGGGCTGCCTGCTGGTGTATGCTGACAGCGGGCGCGGGGACAACTTGCGAGGGGAGGTGGGGGATCAGGTGCGCACCGGGCACTTTGTCCTGGCGTCCACGCGGCGGTACAGCTCCAGGTTTGACCTGACCATCCGGACGTGCCACGGGCACCTGCTGCCCCGCTCGCATTCGCGCCACTGCCGCTCCTCTTCAGGCCTCAATGTGCTGGTGCCACCCTAYGAGCTGTTCAGGGTGGTGGCGGTAAAGAAGGTACCTAACAAATGGRGAGGTGCTCTGACRTGGCACTTCTACCTGGAGTCTATTGGCACTATGACCAATCTCAACTGCGCTATGACTTCTGCCATGTGA
- the LOC111964504 gene encoding ecto-ADP-ribosyltransferase 4 isoform X1 has protein sequence MKYSAGVLLLLTTMLTTVNSAEQCQCRCDEERLNMELSSVDDRYPTCREEMMGNITAGDLLTRERQASPSFSTAWSQAERCNVTVANLTDLHVTALTLYTNAYNRTFPLIFDVEARSLGPDANVYRRYFLFKSLHFLLTDALRLLIGREEAEAEQDGKGCLLVYADSGRGDNLRGEVGDQVRTGHFVLASTRRYSSRFDLTIRTCHGHLLPRSHSRHCRSSSGLNVLVPPYELFRVVAVKKVPNKWXGALTWHFYLESIGTMTNLNCAMTSAM, from the exons ATGAAATACTCGGCAGGAGTCCTGTTGCTCTTGACAACAATGCTCACTACAGTCAACAGTGCAGAG CAGTGCCAGTGTCGGTGTGATGAGGAGCGGTTGAACATGGAACTGAGCTCGGTGGACGACCGCTACCCGACGTGCAGGGAAGAGATGATGGGGAACATCACCGCGGGCGACCTGCTGACCAGGGAACGCCAGGCCAGCCCTTCTTTCTCCACCGCCTGGTCRCAAGCTGAACGCTGCAATGTGACGGTGGCGAACCTCACCGACCTCCATGTCACAGCGTTGACCCTCTACACAAACGCATACAACCGCACCTTCCCTTTGATCTTCGACGTGGAAGCTAGATCTCTGGGCCCCGACGCCAATGTTTACCGCCGGTACTTCCTGTTCAAGTCCCTCCACTTCCTGCTGACCGACGCCCTGCGGCTCCTGATAGGGCGGGAGGAGGCAGAGGCGGAGCAGGATGGGAAGGGCTGCCTGCTGGTGTATGCTGACAGCGGGCGCGGGGACAACTTGCGAGGGGAGGTGGGGGATCAGGTGCGCACCGGGCACTTTGTCCTGGCGTCCACGCGGCGGTACAGCTCCAGGTTTGACCTGACCATCCGGACGTGCCACGGGCACCTGCTGCCCCGCTCGCATTCGCGCCACTGCCGCTCCTCTTCAGGCCTCAATGTGCTGGTGCCACCCTAYGAGCTGTTCAGGGTGGTGGCGGTAAAGAAGGTACCTAACAAATGGRGAGGTGCTCTGACRTGGCACTTCTACCTGGAGTCTATTGGCACTATGACCAATCTCAACTGCGCTATGACTTCTGCCATGTGA
- the LOC139022474 gene encoding protein NLRC3-like produces MTSESENPGLDLSRSKVVFILDGLDQFNLPLDFESISVESDINKEMPLPILLANLIWCQLLLPSAYVWVITRPAAASFIPIDFLPXQQCLTEIRGFDDTQKREFFRKRFGDQSLVHKAIALVMKAIALESSRNLCVLCQTPLCCEMLATILENTEAGECVEIDTLTQLYTHFLLVRIGLKNNRNGEHSESIREVIRKLGKLAFLQQERGSLIFSESDVKECGIDVSKSSTFHRLCRPLIAGCEMYLEEMYRFAYTGIQDYLAALHVFLTYTNKRRNLLLQPTTLFDRLKGXFRRATLLDLHRCTVDRVLRNTHGTYDLFLCFLLGLSTTPNQTLLDLACLGKGLKVTGSKGITEITAEYIKQAIKAEPYPQTTLALFRGLRELGDASLGREVRRYLASESRWGFLLEPDQCWELADMLWAGGEMEREVFREMERLSWMRRMSMWGFWRMQTVLGDRHWQVY; encoded by the coding sequence ATGACGTCGGAGAGTGAGAACCCCGGTCTGGATCTGAGTCGGTCTAAGGTGGTCTTCATCTTGGAYGGTTTGGACCAATTCAACCTTCCCCTGGACTTTGAAAGCATATCAGTAGAGTCTGACATCAATAAGGAGATGCCTTTGCCCATCCTCCTAGCGAACCTCATCTGGTGTCAGCTGCTTCTTCCCTCTGCCTACGTCTGGGTGATCACCAGGCCTGCGGCTGCCAGTTTCATCCCCATCGACTTCCTCCCCCAWCAACAGTGCTTGACRGAGATACGGGGCTTCGACGACACCCAGAAGAGGGAGTTCTTTAGAAAGAGGTTTGGCGATCAGAGTCTGGTGCACAAAGCTATCGCCCTAGTCATGAAAGCTATTGCCCTAGAGTCATCACGGAACCTCTGCGTCCTGTGCCAAACACCGTTGTGCTGTGAGATGTTGGCGACCATTTTAGAAAACACTGAGGCGGGAGAGTGTGTCGAGATAGACACTCTGACGCAACTATACACTCACTTTTTGCTTGTTCGGATTGGTTTGAAGAACAATCGAAATGGTGAACACTCAGAATCAATCAGAGAGGTTATTCGTAAGCTTGGGAAGCTGGCTTTTCTACAACAGGAAAGAGGAAGCCTCATATTCAGCGAGAGCGATGTGAAGGAATGCGGAATCGACGTCTCTAAAAGTTCCACATTCCACAGGTTGTGTAGGCCGCTCATCGCAGGGTGTGAGATGTACCTGGAGGAAATGTACCGCTTTGCRTACACAGGCATTCAAGACTACCTAGCTGCCCTGCACGTGTTTCTCACCTACACAAATAAAAGGAGAAACCTACTACTCCAACCTACTACACTCTTTGATCGATTGAAAGGGAYGTTCAGGAGAGCAACCCTTTTAGACCTCCACAGATGCACCGTGGACAGGGTTTTACGGAATACGCACGGAACTTATGACctcttcctctgcttcctccttgGCCTCTCAACAACACCCAACCAGACTCTCTTAGATCTAGCATGTCTAGGGAAAGGTTTAAAGGTCACAGGCTCCAAGGGGATTACAGAGATCACGGCGGAATACATCAAGCAGGCGATCAAGGCTGAGCCTTACCCTCAGACCACACTGGCGCTTTTCCGCGGTCTGCGGGAGCTAGGGGACGCCTCGCTGGGCAGGGAGGTCCGACGCTACCTGGCCTCCGAGTCCCGGTGGGGGTTCCTGCTGGAGCCCGACCAATGCTGGGAGCTGGCGGACATGCTTTGGGCAGgcggggagatggagagggaagtgtttagggAGATGGAACGTTTGAGTTGGATGCGCCGAATGAGCATGTGGGGCTTTTGGAGGATGCAGACTGTACTGGGGGACAGACATTGGCAGGTCTACTAG